In Acipenser ruthenus chromosome 16, fAciRut3.2 maternal haplotype, whole genome shotgun sequence, the following proteins share a genomic window:
- the LOC117412538 gene encoding sentan-like gives MPKTLPISKQLASVKAFGKASDLEMATATAALVFYNSAGPDGKLSKAGAKDLLLTQFQIFTRGQETKPKYKEIFADLEVEKENKMDLEDFMVLVISLTVMSDVIQDIRNTKTSK, from the exons CTTACCAATTTCCAAGCAGCTTGCTTCTGTCAAAG CTTTTGGAAAAGCCTCAGATCTAGAAATGGCGACTGCAACTGCAGCACTGGTATTTTATAACTCTGCTGGACCAGACGGCAAACTCAGCAAAGCAGGCGCTAAAGATTTATTATTGACACAATTTCAGATTTTCACAAGG GGACAAGAGACGAAACCAAAATACAAAGAAATCTTCGCTGACCTTGAAGTAGAGAAAGAGAATAAAATGGATCTAGAAGACTTCATGGTCTTGGTAATAAGCCTGACAGTCATGTCCGATGTTATACAAGATATTCGAAATACAAAAACCTCCAAGTAA
- the LOC117412537 gene encoding putative uncharacterized protein C3orf49, producing the protein MKGKKNKTLEPKGKGIARWHGAVSTDLMKPNVLQPKNELSNESDSECSSIPEGKQDGLGRKVKKTLGKLLFLSHHHQSHEKMKKCQDNTFNRPTTTKHAGFIGKKSFLPKCFKELPSPKLFPKMKPMVDENGYLNKYNIVKKDTRGTKTTDPRQFYKIDENKICTSFKAHPHPTATIQVDYDVVEAETEKLIGNKWVLRSRRTSRRVSVTSLPIGLQKAQYLKKRQHFGIFKRKKRKPVDKSRKQSVLTLGKLQTQVDDLIETVADRSVKLLAQRHAELEQCEFLGDEILQSSKQFHRISKKRARKYKWKNLCFPCAWCC; encoded by the exons ATGAAAGGGaaaaagaataaaacattggAGCCCAAAGGAAAAGGAATTGCAAG aTGGCATGGAGCTGTATCGACTGATCTAATGAAGCCAAATGTTCTCCAACCTAAGAATGAACTGTCCAATGAAAGTGACTCTGAATGCAGTTCAATCCCGGAGGGCAAGCAAGATGGACTTGGGAGGAAAGTGAAGAAAACTTTAGGAAAGCTACTGTTTCTCAGTCACCACCATCAATCCCATGAAAAAATGAAGAAATGTCAAGATAATACATTCAACAGGCCAACTACAACAAAACACGCTGGCTTTATTGGAAAAAAGAGTTTCCTTCCAAAGTGCTTTAAGGAGCTGCCATCTCCAAAACTGTTCCCAAAAATGAAGCCGATGGTGGATGAGAACGGTTATTTGAATAAATATAACATTGTTAAAAAGGATACCAGAGGGACAAAGACAACGGATCCCAGGCAGTTTTACAAGATAGACGAGAATAAAATATGCACGTCATTTAAAGCCCATCCACATCCAACTG CAACTATCCAAGTTGACTATGATGTGGTGGAGGCAGAAACAGAGAAGTTGATAGGAAACAAATGGGTTTTGAGATCAAGACGGACGTCGAGAAGAGTCTCTGTAACCAGCTTGCCCATTGGACTACAAAAG GCACAGTATTTAAAGAAAAGGCAACACTTTggaatatttaaaagaaagaaaaggaagccAGTTGATAAAAGCAGAAAGCAGTCTGTTTTAACATTAGGAAAGCTCCAGACTCAG gtgGATGATCTCATAGAAACTGTGGCTGATAGATCAGTGAAGCTCCTGGCACAGAGACATGCAGAGCTGGAACAGTGTGAGTTTCTCGGGGATGAGATCCTTCAATCCTCCAAACAGTTTCACAGGATTTCTAAGAAGCGTGCACGGAAATACAAATGGAAGAACTTATGTTTTCCTTGTGCCTGGTGCTGTTAA
- the LOC117412117 gene encoding THO complex subunit 7 homolog, producing MGSVTDDEVIRKRLLIDGDGAGDDRRINVLLKSFIKWCNSGSQEDGYTQYQRMLGTLGQCEFSMGKTLLVYDMNLKEMENYEEIYTEIGQNLTAAHEKIAECKKEILQAKRIRKNRQEYDALAKVIQQHPDRHDTLKQLESLDKELQHLSQIKENVEDKLELRKKQFHVLLSTIQELQQTLENDEKFSDADEQQENQMETENGH from the exons ATGGGGTCTGTGACCGATG ATGAGGTCATCCGGAAGCGGCTTCTGATTGACGGCGATGGGGCTGGTGACGATCGGCGCATTAATGTCCTATTGAAGAGCTTCATCAAGTGGTGTAATTCTGGATCCCAGGAAGACGG GTACACTCAGTACCAGCGTATGTTGGGTACCCTGGGACAATGTGAATTCTCAATGGGGAAAACGTTGCTGGTCTATGACATGAACCTAAAGGAAATGGAGAACTATGAAGAAATCTACACAGAAATAG GGCAGAACTTAACAGCTGCACACGAAAAAATTGCTGAATGCAAAAAAGAAATTTTACAAGCAAAGAGAATACGAAAGAACCGGCAAG AATATGATGCgttagcaaaggtcattcagcaGCACCCTGACAGGCACGACACATTGAA GCAGCTTGAATCGCTTGACAAAGAACTGCAGCATCTGTCCCAGATAAAAGAAAATGTTGAAGACAAG cttgagcTGAGGAAGAAACAATTTCATGTTTTGCTAAGCACCATCCAGGAACTTCAACAAACATTAGAAA ATGATGAAAAGTTCTCGGACGCTGATGAACAGCAAGAAAACCAAATGGAAACAGAAAATGGACACTGA